The Solanum lycopersicum chromosome 6, SLM_r2.1 genome has a window encoding:
- the LOC101248494 gene encoding cationic peroxidase 1 — protein MAFNLSMFIIMFSLIGICSADLSSDYYEKSCPKAMYTIKNAVANAVTNERRMGASLLRLHFHDCFVNGCDASVLLDDTSDFTGEKSAKPNSNSIRGFDVIDKIKSQIEKLCPGIVSCADIIAVATRDSVVLLGGPSWTVELGRRDSTTASLDTANSDIPSPSLDLNDLITNFANKGFTAKEMVALSGGHTIGKAQCTTFRARVYNETNIDSSLATSLKSNCPSTGGDDTLSSLDATTPVLFDNHFYKNLVNNKGILHSDQQLYSGGSTDSQVKSYSTNPIAFDADFAKAMVKLGNLSPLTGTNGQIRTNCRKIN, from the exons ATGGCATTTAACTTGtctatgtttataattatgttttcaTTAATTGGAATTTGTTCAGCCGATTTATCTTCGGACTACTATGAAAAATCATGTCCAAAAGCTATGTATACAATTAAAAACGCTGTGGCGAATGCTGTTACGAACGAGCGACGCATGGGGGCCTCGTTGCTTCGTCTTCATTTCCATGATTGCTTCGTTAAT GGATGTGATGCATCTGTATTATTGGATGATACGTCTGATTTTACTGGAGAGAAATCAGCAaaaccaaattcaaattcaataagAGGTTTTGATGTGATTGACAAAATCAAATctcaaatagaaaaattatgtcCTGGAATTGTTTCTTGTGCTGATATTATAGCTGTTGCTACACGAGATTCTGTTGTGCTC TTAGGTGGGCCTTCATGGACAGTGGAATTAGGAAGAAGAGATTCAACAACAGCAAGTTTGGATACAGCAAATAGTGATATACCTTCCCCTTCATTGGATCTTAATGACCTTATTACTAATTTTGCCAATAAAGGCTTCACTGCTAAAGAAATGGTTGCTCTTTCAG GTGGTCATACAATAGGCAAAGCACAATGTACAACATTCCGAGCACGTGTATACAACGAAACAAACATCGATTCATCTTTAGCTACATCGTTGAAATCCAACTGTCCTAGTACTGGTGGAGATGATACCCTTTCATCACTTGATGCAACGACCCCTGTATTATTCGATAATCATTTCTACAAAAACTTGGTTAACAATAAAGGAATACTTCATTCTGATCAACAATTATATAGTGGCGGTTCTACAGACTCTCAAGTGAAAAGTTATAGTACTAATCCTATAGCGTTCGATGCGGATTTTGCAAAAGCTATGGTTAAATTGGGGAATTTAAGCCCACTTACTGGAACTAATGG